The genomic region AATTGATGGAACTATCTTTACATAggcttaaaaatgtaaaaataatttaaaattagaggttatgataattaaaaaataaaatttgttatcttattaaagatattttaaaatgtttttattgaatCGTACttgaaatcaattatttttcaacatttccacGATTGAGCGGCTGAAGTACAACGCAACGTGCTTTATAATTGGTGTATAAACGGTGTGTGCAATAATACCCGAATTCTATTAGGGATACCATGCTGATTCCTAGACACAAATTAAACACTCCTCCCAAATCCGCTGAAAGAGAACATAGATAATCTGATTATGTGCTCTTAtacctaaaatatataaatttacacaCATAACAAACCGATCCATGACATGACCACCACCTTGCGTATAGCTGGTACTGTTTGCTTTGTCAAATAAGCACGAACGATAAATATATCCTGTGTATCAAAGGTAGTCGtactgtaaatatatacatatatgtgaacgcaaaattgattttttttttgtaagctgAGCATTTAGTTAACGCTATTTCTCTTACTAATGTGTGCTGACGGAGCAATTATGTAGTTTCAGATCGGTTTTGTAGGCTAAAGTTGAATATGTGACGTCATAGCAGTTTGGTAGACAAATTTCGCACTTCACGCTTTTAAAAGCATCTAGAACAGAGGatacacatacaaattaagACGAATCAACAAGTGTATGCGCTAGATAAACGATATAcaaaccaaaatttttggaatagcATACACTGTCATTTAATTTGCACTCTCGATAATCGGCCTTCGCATTCGGAATGTGATACGGTACGCACTGACACGTCTTCATTATAGCTTCTGTGCGGCAAGCGAGTGAACAAGCTGCTTGCCGATAACTATGCAATTCGAGGTCATCTGAAATTAGACAATCACGCTTGCCTTGTGATAATTCCAGTACTTCGGTTGAGGAGCTTTGTACAGTCGGTGAGATTTCAACAAAACTCTCTGAGTTCGAAGTAATTGTTACTGAGGATGTCGCTTCAGTTACGTAGTCCATAGGGTGATGTGCCAGCACAATTAGGCCGGTTGAAAGATTCCGTTCGGAGCCCTCAACGCCGACAATAGTTAAGCCCCCATCTATGCCGAAAATATTAGCCGAAAAAGGGACATAGGAGAGATTCTTTGGATTATAATTAAATGAGCAACAAGGACCTAAAAATGACGTGGTAGATATGAATGACAGATACTCGTGTTTCTGACGGCAAGGGAACTCTTTAATGCCCCAGTagcaacgtttaacaaaatcgTTACAACTACCGCTAACTGCTTTGGCAACGTCGTAAATTGTCAAGTTGTTTAGTCGCAGCACTTCATCAGCAGTTTTGAAGCTATCTTGCGGTGGTGATTTCCAATTCTGATCGGTGAAGGCGTTTATATACTCCAAACCAATGGCAACATCTTGTGGGTCGATACCAGCAGGAATTTTtctataatcaaaaatatataaatacatatgtactatatatgtatgtatgtacattttggtgtccgttatttttcatgttgatttacaacaacaatcgaACTGAGCATTCAACAAATCATTTACCAtacattctgtgttgctcataccaCATGGTGTACGTATCCTTAATTTTTGgggcaaaaactgaaacttaaGGAAGcgtttgcattaaaaaaatcaacatgGGAAATAATATActacaccctaatgtacatacatgcaagcTTTTACCTAAGAACATATAATGGCAGGGATACCCTCAAGAAATCGTTAAGATATGCAAACAAACAGTGAATACCAGATTATCGCACGCTACACAAAATTCTAAACCTTCTGAAATCTTTTAGGCATCCATGCTTCTTTCTGTATTAGATGAAGTTGTTAAAACCTACAATGTCTTTATATAACGCTGTACACGCTCGCGGTTTACCACCTTGGGACTGCAAATGGTAATGCCCGGAAATGCGACGTCGGTTATGGCCAGGTCACTGGATATAGTGTTCAAGATGGGGTACGAATAGAATTTCAGCCACAATTGTAAAGACAAATAAACTCCGAGCAGGAACAGATTGATGAGCACACTCGACCAAATCCACCTGGTTTTCAAATAGACAGAAAATAaggttatgaaaaataaaatttcaactgaAACGACATTTAACCTCAGAATTGTTATACTATTTTATCTAGCTTATTAAAACTCTTTTACTACAACTTCTCCTGCATTCTACATTTTCAACTCCACTAAGAGTATATtcttgtttcacaaaatttctatCGCCATAGTTGATTATCGGATCGTTTTATTACGATGACATATGGGGtacgaatatatgtaagtatatgcatGGCGGGGTGACGACAATACATACCTGGAAACGCCATGGGTTCTGTTCCGCCGTAGTAGCCATATGCCACTTACTTTAGTTGTCTGTGTGTACTCCCAAAAGGTGTCCACAATGGCAAGGCGCAATCTTTGTGCCACATCCCTGCGATAACCGGGATTCAACACTTTGGAGTGAAAACGCTGCGGGTGATGCAATTTGCCACGCTGCCTGAGCTTTTTGCCCTCCGCGTTTTGCTTCCACACGTTAAGAAACATTTGGTCAGACTGTGCTGAACATCTTCACATTGCAGAGCTGTATTTATTCCCGACAGAAATACCATTAAATGTTTCAATTGGTTAGGAAGTATGTGTAGGTCTTGGCAGCAATAATCATTACAAGTTCACAACTCCAAACTTCTATTACCACAATTAATTAAGTAGAATGGTGAAAGAGCAGGTCGGCGAAGAAAGCTTGGTCTATgaaaaagaacaaataaaatgGGTACATGCAAATTGGTCAATAAAGTCCAACAAGTAAACTTTGTTGTTCTATCCTTTAATGGCTTGGACATTAGTCTATGCACGACTCTATGTGGTGGTGTGTGTGCTCTTTTCAACAAGTTTTTTGTGGGTTGCCAACTTGTGTTAATGTTCTAGGCTACGTTCATTGTGCTCTTATGAGGAAAAAGCGGGTTGAGCCAGCGGCACCGGCAGAGCTTCTGCTTACgagtatatctaaatatatcGTTACACACTCACACAGGTTCCCAAGTGCGCATATTTGCGCTCTGCTCTTGAAAAAAAGGCTTGTATTGACTAGACTCTGCCAAATGGGGGGTTTTCGAATAAACATTTGGGGATCTCGTTATTCCTAATAAGAAACGCAATTTTCTTTTATCCACTATGCTAACAATGCTATTACTgttgtgtgtacatacatatgtattatgtgtTTAATGATGTTTACAAGCGTCTTCAATAATCATATGTGTCTGCATTATACTATCTTGGCTATTTACTTGTCATTCagcaaaataaacatttacttttAATGAGAAATATGAATGGTCATAATGGCGAACATAGCACCCACTTCGAAGCTCATCGAGTGTTCTTGGCTTGGTGTTGCACTCTTTGGAATGGTACATAATACAAGTAATATATAAAgcgcatatacttacatatcgCCCTTTGTGTTTGTTAAGATGACTAAAACAGAGGTGGGGAGCGTGTAAGTATAATGAAGGCGACTGTTACTCTCAAGTGAAACGAGAAACTGTCACTAATTGAAATCCTTAACGAGATTAACTCGAGTGAAAACGAAATTATATCAAGCCAAGAAATGCTTAACGCTCGCATTTCCTCCCTCTTGCTTTGCGGTCGCaagtaatttgttttaaatcttCATTTAGCCATAATCACCAATTTTCTGCGGAACAGTTAAAGTTTTGTGGTAAAAACACAgatggctctatataagaaaagaaGACAGCTGGCAGCTGGCTACCGTTGAAGTCACCTCGCGGCGTGAGcgtcacccaagcactggccaggaaCGGTGCcggcttttcttttatagagccagctaacagccagcttcccgcgagatTACATTATGATGTCGATAAAGCTTCGATATTCCATGAGAAAGTTTTGTTCATGTACTGCTTATAAAGAAACCTATGctagtgtataaaaataatgaattaatataGAATGTCCACCACGCTTTTTACAGGAGCGAAACTACTTGACTCGGCCATCTTCGTGCACTTATGTGTTATTGCATGCATTGTTTCATTTCGtaaaaaatatctacatatgtcaGTTAATTAGACCTCAACGTATGACAACAACCGACCGCATACCTGCATACTCGTGTAACCCAGACCTTTGGCGGTGGATGGGACAGTATAATGAGAAATTATGTATACAAAAGTTAAATCAAGCACCAAGTTAAGGCATAAATTAAGACTAAATGTGGAAAAGAGGGAGTCTAGTAAGCCTTCGAGGTTTTAGGGACAGGGCAACGAGGTTTCAATCAGagattgaatgaaataaatgttCATTAAAGTTCTCGCGGCTGTGCGGTGTCTGCCTGAAAGTcgacgtgtgtgtgtgtacgggTCACAAGGTTCAAGAAAACGAAAGCTGTCCATATTATTAAGTGATTTATTTAGTGGTAAACATTGAAAGGGAATAAGTGTTGTTAAAattgataatataaatattaccgAAATAGTGGATGAAAGTCGAGTATTTTATTCGATATATTTCTTATTTCGAATTTCCATGTAAAGTTATGCCCACGACCTATTAATCAAGTGTCTTTAATTCTTCatttatattaaagcaaaatttaatgcagAAGGAACTTGGATTTCTAGCACAAAAAATCCACACCAGGTAGATTAGTGCTCGCATAACATGTTCCTGTAAAAGCCACCAATATGAGGCGTTACTCTAAAGCGCTGTCTACGACACTTTTACGATGACAATGGGTTGCTGATAGCGCTTGACAAACTGGTGCGCTGAGCGGTGGTGAGTACAAGAAACAATCGCCTTTTTTGCGCACCAAAATACGCAACCAGCCCCCACTCGAATACTTTAATAGTGACGCGTACACATGCTGAACCTTTAATGAAATGGAaacacgcaaaaaaaaaactgtgacAGCTATGCAGCAGAGCCTATCCGTTGGCGCTTGGCATCCAGACTTGGTAGTGTGCTGCCAAAACGGAACACAATAACAGTCAATGTGCACGGAATTCTTTACATACCCTCGCTTACTATATCTCCATATGGAATACAGAAGCAACTTGCTGGTGGACTTCGCACATCATGTTTGAACACCTTGTCACTCGCTGTCTACGCACAAATGCGCTCACCAAAAATTGAATTGGTGAGACTTGTACGTGTTGCAATTTGGCAGTGAATAATCGAAGTTAAAAATTGCAAACTAAATTGCAATGTTGCCACATCAATTCATCAAAGCACCGAAAGTCGAATTTGCAATTGAGCTTTTCACTCTCAcccatttttatataaaataattttctgatGATTTGTGTTTACCATACAAATTAGAGTTTCGTTTACACCATTCTACATaaataaactaatttatttCCCGACATCGATACAGAGTTTTTGTTTGGAAGTGACAAAGTTCACGTTCGACATTACACGTTGTTGCAGCAGTTGACACACATGGAAAAGTTACTCCGTCGCACTAGTAGTCTAATTTACTTGCAGAACGTGCgtagaaaaataaaactgaatttttctCCATTTAgatataatgttaaaaaaaaaaacatttcagtaaaaaaaaccACAGTAATTTAAATGTGGGTTGGAATTACTGATATTTGTTGAGGTTCTAacatctttaaaaattaattttttgccaaTGCTAATTTCtataatgtaatataatttctatattgttatataatttcTATTCTATAAGATATCATTGCATTCCTTAGATTATTCTGCTTCTAATCGAATTGCTTTGCCAGATCCCACTGCAACAGAAGCAACACATTCTTCACGAGTCCTCCGAAGACTAGAAAGGAAAGTCGCTTATTCACACCGATAACGCCAAACACAGTAATACTTAGCTTGCAAAAGCGCAAATGTTGGGAAAGCAAATCACACTGCGAAAAATTTTGGATAGTTTTTACAAGTGCTCACtcataaataacatttaaaagcaTACGCACCGCATAATCAACACGGTCGTCAACTCTGAGCAGCTCGTGAAATCGTTTTAGTACCTCCGCTGTTTCGCGAGCAGCAATAGCCACACGATCGCAGAGTATGTCCAAGTAGAATGAGTCTGATAAGGTCATCACAAATGCTACGAAGCTGAACGATCGGTTAAATGCATCTAGGTTCTTAAAATAGGGGTTACTACCATATTTGAAGCACAAATAACCGATCGAGATATTGTTGATGATTTTACTTAATAGAACCGCGACTAACTGTAGTCGGTAGCAGTCGGTCAGACGCTCAGCGAATCCTGTGAGCTGTCGGTGCACGCGCGCCACATCCATCAATTCCCTCGCCAAGCGCCCTCTCAGGTGCCTTCGTAAAGAGCTGCTATAGCGCTTATGCACCGAAAGTTGAAGAATATTGAAAATACGTTGCAGTTGAACATTTAACCAGCAAAACCGCTGCCACACATACCACATCGCGAGGAAGTAATGTAGGATCATGTGTAAAAGCACGCTGATTAAACAGAGCATATGTGAGCTATAGAGAAGCGAGGTGAGATTAATTTCCGGTATTATAAGAGTCAGGTTATATGCAGTGTAGACGCCTTGAGTGATGATGCTGAAGTATTTTATCCAAAGCAAACGATTGCTGTAACAGTGTTCGCAATATCGCTTCACCACAGCAGGCACACATTTATCAAAGTACTCGCGCTCTAATTCCAGCATCCGCGTTAGAACTTCGAATATTGTATGTTCGCGCTTCCAGCGAAAAACGATGGCCAATGCGGTAATCGTAAATATCTGTGTTGTATTGACGACGTTTACCATTTTCATTAAGCGATTTTCATTGAGGTAATCTAAGTAGGTTAGGGCGGTAGGATACGACAATGGTAAAGTAACGACGGTCAACGCGTTTAAAGTGCAGGCGTAGATTTGCATGAGCGGCCAACGATAGACGCGACGTTGAGCGAAATCGGCACGAAATGCGATAAGTCCGATGACGAGAGCAAAGTAGTAGGTATAAACTTGCCAACGCCGAGGCTCGACTGTCGGCAGTGCTGACGTCGCGGCTAACGGCATTGGTCTGGTGCAGCTAAAATTGGCCTGTTGGCGTTCAGCGTAATACGTATCGACTGTTACGTGACTACGCTGGAGTTTGTGCTTACCCTTTAATAAATTAGCAACATTTTGCTCTGAGTGACTATCTGTTGATTGATGAGGCAGATATTTCCATTAGTTCAATGATAAGGCTATGCATTTTAAAGGATTTGTGAGATAGTGGGACCTTCAAGCTTTGCTGTATAGCGACTGGCCAATACATTGTTAAGCGCGGTCAGTAAACTGTCCGAGTTTTGAAAGGTGCGGGGGTCAAtggatacatatataaaattgcattgTTTATACAGACGAAACTTCTGTGGTTGAGTGTCTTTTATGTAGATGTGTAGCTTCTAAGAGGCTAAACGTTTCCTCGAAGAAGTTCGGCGAAcgctatttgtttttaaatatggtCGAATATCGCGAGatctgttttatttaaaaacacttCGTTTCCACATTCACCATTATGACCTAACTTCTACTATACTAAAGCTTCTGCTCAGTAGATCTTCTTTTGAACTGCCACCCtttttagtataaataaaataatactgcCTTTCTACTATTCGCGCATTAATCAAAAAATCACTCGTAACGGGAGTATTTACCTTTGTGCTTTTACAAttgttgatatatgtatgtatttacttcaCCTATGTACCCTTACCTTGCCTGCATTGCGGCGCTACTGAGctcacatacatttacatatgaacCTTTGCGACCTACGTGTTTGTTGGAGACACCACCCACGTCTAGATAAGCGCCAAATGAATTTTAAAGTAGATTAAATAATTTGTCTTTGCCTTCGAGCCAACAAACACACTCATTTTACTGGTAGCTCAGGAACAAATTGTACACCAGGCGAGTAGGCCATAAGCGCTACACTTTGTGAGAACTCTCCCGGGAGACAACCAAAAAAGGAAACtgcctaaaatatatttaatccTCTTTCGTCTGAAACAGTTATGTTTTGCCGAAGACTTACGCAACAAAACTGACGCGGTCTTTAAATGAGCATTACGCTTCCATATAGAACgtcaaatttattttcgaattaaaaGACTTCCATGATTTCCAAGAATAGAGTCTAACAAAgtgaatttgatttatttttaggcAATTCATTTGTCATTAAGGCGATAtgttggagtttttaaattggCCACGCCTTAGCATTACTCGTCATACCTTTGGCGTGGCTCAACtagaagtaaaaatatatttaaatttcaatgttCTTTGTAATGAGTTGAGACGCTTCGGTTCAAGTTCAATGTCCGCCAGACGTGCGcttattttattatgatttcaattaaaatttgtcTTACACTGCTTACGTCAAATTCATATCGAATTGCACGAGCGTTATGAAATATGACAAAGCGGTGGACGCCGTTACAAATGTCAAGCTCCTATCCAGCATAAAGAGGCCACAGATAGGAACCTCAACCCGATTGTTCATTACGTAGAGCGCGAAACCTTCCACCTGCATTAACGAAAACAGGATATAAGTACTTAATTTGATTTGCAAATCCACACAATAAGCCAAAAGCGTTCTGCCCTCGGTACTCACCGTCTGCTGCAAGCGCTCATCGAGCAGGGCCAGTTGATTGAACTGCCGCAGGGTTTGATTAATGTTTCGCAATTCCAGATTGATGTTCTCACTCACCAGCGCCACAATGTAAGTGTCCACGTAGAAGATGATGGCATGCACCGCGTTCAGCACAATAGCTGGCGAGACGCCTGACTCTGAATGCTTCACAAACAGATTGAAGAGAATGAACGAGTTGGTGAGGTTGCTGATGAGCGTAATGAAGACAAGACCGAGTATCTGGAATTGATGCATTGTCAGGCTGTCTTGGTATAGTTGATTTATCTGCCGGTAGCGCTGCGCTAACGTATCCAGGCGGTCGCATAGTAAGCCGCACAAATGCGTCACAGTGCCGCGCCGCTGACCGCGCAGTCGAAAGTAATGCAACAGTTTGTTTTCGCGCAATACTTGGTGCAGCTGTTGATTGAGTGGTTGGTAGAATTTCAAAGCGCTGCTGTTGATGAAGTAAAAGTAGTCGGCCATATTTTCGGTATAGTTCCACAATACAAATGTGTACACAGCGATGTGCACGCGCACCGGATGTGCGCCGTTAAAATGCTGATAGAGTATGTTCGCCACCTGTACGGCCATCATGGCGTTGATAAGGCCGAACTTAAAGAGCAACATCGCTTCGAATTGTTTCCGTGGATGCTCATCGCATGCTGGTAGCGCACGTAGGCTGCCGTTGAAGTCGTCCTCCAGCTGCTGACGCACTCTAGTGACGGCGCGTATGGCTGCGTAATGTGCAAAATTGGCCACATACGTAACCACAACTGTGATATATTTAAGCAAGGTGTTGGCGAAATTCACCAGTAGCAACAGGTGGCCACGCTGGTCACCAGCTGCAGTGAGCACGGAGATGTTGCGCGCAAAATAAATCGGCAGCACAAGGATCAGACAAACGCTGAGCACGTGTCCATAAATAACGGCTAGGCGATGCGTGAAGGTATTTGTAGGACGCTGCGGTATGTAATTGATTACCATAAGACCGTA from Bactrocera tryoni isolate S06 chromosome 3, CSIRO_BtryS06_freeze2, whole genome shotgun sequence harbors:
- the LOC120772837 gene encoding sodium channel protein Nach; translated protein: MFLNVWKQNAEGKKLRQRGKLHHPQRFHSKVLNPGYRRDVAQRLRLAIVDTFWEYTQTTKVSGIWLLRRNRTHGVSRWIWSSVLINLFLLGVYLSLQLWLKFYSYPILNTISSDLAITDVAFPGITICSPKVVNRERVQRYIKTLKIPAGIDPQDVAIGLEYINAFTDQNWKSPPQDSFKTADEVLRLNNLTIYDVAKAVSGSCNDFVKRCYWGIKEFPCRQKHEYLSFISTTSFLGPCCSFNYNPKNLSYVPFSANIFGIDGGLTIVGVEGSERNLSTGLIVLAHHPMDYVTEATSSVTITSNSESFVEISPTVQSSSTEVLELSQGKRDCLISDDLELHSYRQAACSLACRTEAIMKTCQCVPYHIPNAKADYRECKLNDSVCYSKNFDAFKSVKCEICLPNCYDVTYSTLAYKTDLKLHNCSVSTHYTTTFDTQDIFIVRAYLTKQTVPAIRKVVVMSWIGLLSDLGGVFNLCLGISMVSLIEFGYYCTHRLYTNYKARCVVLQPLNRGNVEK
- the LOC120770814 gene encoding uncharacterized protein LOC120770814, with protein sequence MPLAATSALPTVEPRRWQVYTYYFALVIGLIAFRADFAQRRVYRWPLMQIYACTLNALTVVTLPLSYPTALTYLDYLNENRLMKMVNVVNTTQIFTITALAIVFRWKREHTIFEVLTRMLELEREYFDKCVPAVVKRYCEHCYSNRLLWIKYFSIITQGVYTAYNLTLIIPEINLTSLLYSSHMLCLISVLLHMILHYFLAMWYVWQRFCWLNVQLQRIFNILQLSVHKRYSSSLRRHLRGRLARELMDVARVHRQLTGFAERLTDCYRLQLVAVLLSKIINNISIGYLCFKYGSNPYFKNLDAFNRSFSFVAFVMTLSDSFYLDILCDRVAIAARETAEVLKRFHELLRVDDRVDYACDLLSQHLRFCKLSITVFGVIGVNKRLSFLVFGGLVKNVLLLLQWDLAKQFD
- the LOC120770815 gene encoding gustatory receptor 10a is translated as MSFWERHKHNIYKYGHIYATLYGLMVINYIPQRPTNTFTHRLAVIYGHVLSVCLILVLPIYFARNISVLTAAGDQRGHLLLLVNFANTLLKYITVVVTYVANFAHYAAIRAVTRVRQQLEDDFNGSLRALPACDEHPRKQFEAMLLFKFGLINAMMAVQVANILYQHFNGAHPVRVHIAVYTFVLWNYTENMADYFYFINSSALKFYQPLNQQLHQVLRENKLLHYFRLRGQRRGTVTHLCGLLCDRLDTLAQRYRQINQLYQDSLTMHQFQILGLVFITLISNLTNSFILFNLFVKHSESGVSPAIVLNAVHAIIFYVDTYIVALVSENINLELRNINQTLRQFNQLALLDERLQQTVEGFALYVMNNRVEVPICGLFMLDRSLTFVTASTALSYFITLVQFDMNLT